GACAACGCACTTGCCGCAACGGCTTTTGTCGATGGGCGGCTGCAGCGGTTTAAGCGGGTAATCGACCAGTATGGAGACAAGCCTCAGCCTGGGGCCGAATTTGAGCGAGATGAACAGATCGCTTTTACCTATCCAGCCCAACCCTGCCCGCGTCCCTGTCATCTTATGCGAGAAGTCATGCCTGAGCGTCCGGGCGAAGTCGGGGGACCGATCCAACCGGCTGGAGGTGGGCGCAAATGCCAGGCTCTTTATGCCCGTCGCGGCTATCTTACCGGCCACATCTGCCGCCAGGCCGGTTAAATAGACATTAGTATCCTGATAGAGCTTCCAGTATTCCGGCGTAGGGCCGGTGACGATCGAATCGATGATCTCATCGTCCAGCTTTTTGCCGATGCTTATGCCGCAGTTATAGCCGGCGAAGCGCTCGTGCAGCAGTCCGGACAGGTCGGCCAGTCCCCAGATGTGCCGGCCGTCGTCCGGGACGGTCTCACGTATTATCTCAACTATTTTTCCCTGCATCTGACTCCCCGGCGATTGGGAACATTATATATAATTGTACCCTTTCACATATAGCCGCACGTGTAATAACTGATATAATACATTTATTCAAACGAGGGGGAGCGTGAAATGCCCGTTATAAAAGTCAACGGCATCGATCTTTACTACGAGGTGCACGGCGAGGGAGAGCCTTTGCTGCTGATCATGGGCTACGGCTCCAACTCGGGCCACTGGTTCGTGATACTGCCCCGCCTGGCCGCGCGCTTCAAAACGATTATCTTCGACAACCGCGGCACGGGAAGGAGCGGCAAGCCGGAGATACCATACACCGCCGATATGATGGTGGGGGACCCCGTCGGACTGCTGGACGCGCTGGGCGTTGAGTCGGCGCATGTCTTCGGCGTCTCCATGGGCGGTATGATCGCGCAGGAGCTTGCGCTCAGATATCCATCGAGGGTAAAAAAACTGGTGCTCGGCTGCACTTCCTGCGGCGGGCCCCACTCCATCGGGTCCACCCCCGAGGCCAAGGCCTTTCTTTTCAATCCCGACCGGGCCAAACTGTCGGATGAGGAGAGGGCGCGCTCGACCGTGCCCTGGCTGTGGAACCAGGATTTCATCGATAAGCACCCCGAGGCCGTGGAGCGTTATGTAAAGACCACGACTCAGTATCCCACACCCATGCACGGCTATATGAGCCAGGCCAATTTTGTCCTGCTTCACGATATATACGAACGGTTGCCTCAGATCAAGGCGCCGGTGCTGGTCATGACCGGAGCGCGCGACCGGCTGATACCTCATGAGAACTCCAGTGTGCTCGCCTCCGGGATAAAGGGCTCCGAGCTGGTGGTGTTCGAGCAGGCCGGGCACGGGTTCATCTCGGATACGGTTCAGGAGAGCAGCGGGAAGATCATCAGCTTCCTGGAAAGCTAGCCGATAATTGAGATGATGGAGGACACGCAATGCAGCAGTCTGAATCGAGGGACGACAGGTTAAACCGTCTCGAGCGAAAGTCGGGCGACTACGAGGAGCTTTACGGCAGTTGCGCGCAGGGGACCTTGCTGGCGCTGCAGGAGGAGTTCAGCCTGGGGGATAAACTGACTCTTAAAGCAGCTACCGCCATGCCCGGCATCGCGCTGCGGGGCGAGACCTGTGGGGCGGTGATCGGGGCCATCATGGCGCTGGGCATGGTCTTCGGGCGAGAGAAACCGGACGACTTCGATGCGGTGCAGCGCACCACCAAGGCGGCACGCAGGCTGTGCCGGCGCTTCGAGCAGGAGTTCGGCGGCTGCAACTGCCGCGAGGTGCAGCATCGCATCTTCGGCAGGAGCTACAACGTGGCTGATCCGTCCGAATCGATGGAGTTCGTCAAGGCCGGCGCCGCGCAGAAGTGCCGCGCCCCGGCCGAGAAGGCGGCGCGCATCGCGGGTGAGCTGATACTCGACGGCATAGAGAAACCGTAGTCATCGCATAACCCACCACTGCGAGTCCTTTTTCCATCCTGTCATTGCGAGCCCGTCAGGGCGTGGCAATCTTGTGTACCCGCAATTACTCACAAGATTACTTCGTCGCTACGCTCCTCGCAATGACATGCTCAGTAAAGTAATACTGTACAATGTGATTTATGAGCGAAAGGCATTTCTACGTGTATATCATTACCAACTGGAATAACACTGTGCTTTATACAGGCGTGACCAATGATCTGAAAAGGCGTGTTTATGAACACAAAGAAAAGCTCGCTGAAGGTTTCACCAAGCGTTATAACCTGACAAAACTAGTTTATTACGAGGTGGCAGAGAACTCTGAGTCTGCGATTCTGCGCGAAAAACAGATAAAAGCCGGCTCAAGACAAGACAAAGCAGAGCTTATTGCGGGATTTAATAAATCGTGGACTGACCTCTATCCGGATTTGTAACTGCCCGTCATTGCACCTCCTTTCCTTCCTCGTCATTGCGAGCCCGCAGGGCGTGGCAATCTTGTGTACCCGCAATTACTCACAAGATTGCTTCGTCGCTACGCTCCTCGCAATGACTAGCTGACTGTCCCCATCCTGGCCTTAAAGGCCTTTTTCTTCTGCTCGTAGAGCTCGTAATATTCTTCCATCAGGTCGCGGATGGGCAGGTGGTAGGGGCACCTGGTCTCGCATTCGCCGCACTTGTTGCATTTGGCGGCCAGGTCGAACAGTCCCGCCCAGAAGCCGAAGATCTGCTCCTCCGGCAGGCGCGCCATGAAGCTGGGGAAGGTCATGACCGACGATATGTGTATCCCCTCCTTGCAGGGCTGGCAGTAGTCGCAGCGGTGGCAGAACCTGGTGCCCAGTTGCTCCTTCAATTTGCGCATGTCCGCGCGGTCCTTCTCGGTCAGGTCCAGCGGCCCGTTGAGTATGCCCACGATCTCGTCTATCTCCTCCGGCCGCTCGATACCCGGTATGGTGACAACGTCCTTGAACTGGAAAAGGTATCTGAAGGCAGTCCGTGCGTCGGCGATCATTCCGCCCGCCAGCGGCTTCATGACGATAAATCCCACGTCGTGCTTTTTACAGAGCGGCAGCAATTTTTCGGCCGCTTCGTCGGTGACGAAGTTGAAGGGAAACATCAGCGTCTCGAAACGTCCCGATTCCACGGCTTTGACGGCGACGTCGATCTGGTGCGAGGTGACGCCGATGTGCCTGATTTTTCCCGCCTTTTTAGCCTCCTCCAGCACGGCCATGGGGCCGTTGGGATCGAGCACCGCGTCCAGCGTTTTGAAGTCACTGACCGCGTGGAACTGGTAGAGGTCTATGTAATCGGTGCCCAGCCGCGTCAGGCTTTTCTCCAGGTGCTTGGCAATGCCGTCGCGATCCCGGTGGGTGGTCTTGGTGGCTATGATCAGCTCCTTCCGTTGTCCCGCTATAGCCTTGCCGATGCGCGCCTCGCTGGTGGTGTAGGCGTTGGCCGTATCCAGGAAATTGATGTCGTGGCCCAGGCACCTCTTGATTACGGCGACGGCCTCCTCCTCGTTCAGCCGCTGGATGGGTATGCCGCCGAACCCGATCCTGGTAACCATCAGGCCGGACTTGCCCAGCCTTATCTTTTCCATGTTTTGTCCTCCTCTGTAAAGATAAGATTGTATCCCTGTATGATAGCACAAGATTGCTTCGTCGCTGTGCTCCTCGCAATGACAAGCCCACTTGACAATGTCAAAATACATCAACTATAATCGAACGGTCGTTCGTTCGATTGACTGCAATTACACGTGATTTGGATGTTGGATGCGCAGAGTAACCATGAATAAAAAGGTAAAAGCGGATACCGGGATCGAGTCCAGTTCCAGGCGCCGTCAGGTTATCATGGCTGCGGCCAGGCTGTTCCTCAAGAAAGGGCTGCACAAGACCACCATGCGCGAGATAGCGCGCGAGAGCGGCATCGTGGTGGGAACGCTTTACCATTATATAAGCACCAAGGACGATATCATAACGATGATTATGGACGAGGAGCTGGCCGCCGTCCATGAGTTCATCCGTGACAGCGAGAGGATGCTGGCGAAGCTGGGCGCCGTGAAAACCCTGCGCCTGACCATCGACCGCTACCTGCATATGATAGATATCAGCCAGGACGTGCAGGTCTTCTGGTACCAGGAGAGCGGGAACATGCTGCCCGACCAGCGCCGAAGGCTGATCGAGGTCGAGGACAAGCTGGCGGCGATGTACAGCAAGATTCTACAGGCAGGGTGCAGGTCGGGCGATTTCCAGGTAAAGGATATCCTGCTCACCGCTCACGACATCATAGTCCTGGGAGACATGTGGGCTTTCAGGCGCTGGTTCATCGGACGGCACTGCACGCTGGATGAGTTCATCCGGCACCAGACCGACCTTATATTATCCGGTATATCCAACAAAACGGCCCCGGGCGCGGCTGTCCCGGGCAAACAACCCGTCAAATCAGAAAAAAGAGGAGGTGCTTCCGGCAAAGATTAGTGAAGGGCGGTCTTACAATCCGGTCCGGTTTCGATCCGGCTTCTTGTCACGGGGCATGCGGATTCATACAAAAACTTGAATAAAAGGTAGGGGGATCGATGACAGAACAGAAAGTTTACGGGTACAGGTGGGTGGTGCTGGTCGTTTACATGTACGCTTCGGCGGTATCGCAGTTTTTCTGGCTTAACTTCGCGTCCGTCGAGACCTTTATGGAGGAGCACCTGGGCATCACGCCCATGGAGGGCGGTTGGCTTGCCCTGATATTTCCCCTGATGTCAATCCTTTTCTCCATACCCTTCGGCATACTCATCGACCGCAAGGGCATCAGGTGGGGTATCGGCTCGGGCGTACTGCTGCTGGGCGTCTTCGGATGCCTGCGGCTGATCAATCCCGACGTATATTTATTATTGCTCATCTCGCAGATCGGCGCGGGCGCCGGCACGGCCTGCATACTCAACGGCACGACCAAGATAGCCGTGACCTGGTTCCCTGAAAAAGAGGAGGCGACTGCCGTCAGCCTGGGCACGGTCGCCATGTTCCTGGGCATGCTGATCGGCCTGGGCGTAACGCCCCTGCTGCTGGTCGAGCTGGGCTATTACAATATGCTGCTTACCTACAGCCTGCTCGGCGTGCTGGCCGTAGTGCTGTTCTTCGTTCTGGTCAAAGAGCGCCCGCCCACACCTGCCAGGCTGACCGCGGCCACGACGGAATTCACGGATATGAAAGAGTGGCGCGGGCTCAAGGATATACTCAAGATGCCCAGCTTCGTCCTCCTCAGCATCATCTTCCTCATCGGCACCGGCTGCTTCAACGGCATCGCCACCTGGATAGAGAAGTTCCTCAACGAGTCCCACGGCATCCCGCTGTCCGAGGTCGGCTACGTATCCGGGATCATGATACTGGGCGCAATCATCGGCTGCATCGTTATGCCGCTGATATCGGACAAGCTTATGAAGCGCAAGCCTTTCCTCTTCACGGCGTTGATCGGGGGAGTGATATTCATCGTCCTGATGCTGTTCCCCTTCGGATTCACCGGCAGCCTGATCAACTCCTTCCTGCTTGGCTTCTTCATGATCTCCGCCCTTCCCATACTGATGGCGCTGTCCGTCGAGTATGCCGGGGCACGCTATGCCGGCATCTCGCTGGGGTGGCTCTGGCTGCTGGGCAACGCCTGCGCGGTTGCGGTCGTCCCCGCCATGGAGATGCTGCGCGACGCCACCGGACAGTTCACGCTTGCCATGCTGCTGCTGGCGGTCCTGCTGGTCGTAGCCATCATACTTACCTTCATGCTCAAGGAGCCGAAGCTGGGGGAAAAGAAATAGATTTAGACTTAGATTGAGATTTAGATTTAGATTTAGATTGAGATTCAGATCGAGGTGGAATAGATGTCAGAATTGATACCGAAAGGGTTACCCAAAGGCAAACAGGTCCTGGAAAAGGGCCTGAAAACCAGCCGGTCTTTCGAGATGGGCGTGAGCGCCTTCCAGCGCGAGAGGGGCCTCACCCTGTCGGACTGGAGGCGCCGGAATACCGGTGAGGGCAACGTGCTTTTCGTTGCGCAGATGGGGCTGGCCACGGTCAAGGAGCAGGTGGAGTCGATGAAGGAGATGTATGACAGGTGCAAGGAAAGGGGCACCGACGTGGGCGCCATGATAGTCACCAGCAACTGGGTCAACGGGCTGCCGCGCGGCGACTTGCGCAGCAAGGCGCCCAGGGGCACCAGTTTCACGCTGGACGGCCCGGAAGACTTCGTCAAAGTGGCCCAGGCGGCGCCCATCATGCCGCTCTTCGCCGACAACATGGTCGGAACGCCCAACTCGGTGAGCAACGCGGTCAACGCGCTCAAGGCAGGCGCCCCCGGCCTGGGCACCATGTCCCAGTTCACCTGGAACTATCCCTACTGGCACGACGATGTGGGACAGGTCGCGGCCACGGTCGAAGCCCTGGGCATACTGGCCGGCAAGCGCGAGCAGGGCGCGGGCATCGGCAGCTACATGGGCGACGGCACATCGGCCGGGTTTATCGACCATGCCTCGGAGGTCGGCTACTGCCTGCTCGAGCAGTATATCGTCGAGAAGCTCTGCGGCGCCAGGTACATGACGGGTCTGGGCGGACTGATCAGCCACATACCGTCCAAGATGGCCACCTGGCTGGCGAGTCATGAAGTGCTGAGTGCGGCGCTGGGGACGGACGATATCGTTATGGTGCACGTGGAGGGGAATACGCTGGAAGTCAGCGAGGACGCCCATTCAAACTACGGCCTGGTGCTGGCGGACTTCCTGCCCTACGCCATACTGGAGCGTAAATATAAGACCGGCGCGTTTTACAGCGCCAAACCCATCATGGAGGCCGTCAGGGTCCCCACATTAACCGAGATAGCCGACGTCATACTGGCCTGCGCGGCGGGGCTGCGCAAGGTGCCCGAGTTCGAAGAGGCCAAAATCTTCAACGAGGCGGAGATCAACAAGCTCAAAAGGGTGCTGGTCGTCAACGGCAGAAAATTTTTCAGGAATATCTTGAAAGGTCTTCCCGGGTTGGGCGTGGATATCAAGGATCCCGTCGAGCTGCTGCTGGCGGTGCGCCGCCTGGGAGGCGCAAAGCTGGAGCAGCTGTACCATCCGGGCGAGAGGGACCCCAAAAAATACCGGGGCATCGTCCCCTTCGCGCCTACCGACCTGATCATGATGCAGCAGATGATAACCGATTTCACGGTGGACGCCATCCGCCAGGAAAAATTGGGCGATTCCATCAGCGGAAAGAAGATTGTGGCCGGCTCCACCGATACGCACGAGTTCGGCCTATATGTGCTGGAGGGAGTGCTCAACGCCTTCGGCGCCAGGGTTGTGCACGCGGGGGTCGACCAGGATGCCGAGCAGATACTGGACGTGGCCCATAAAGAGGGCACGCCCTATATCGCGGTCAGCACGCACAACGGCCAGTGTCTGGAATGGGGCACCAATCTGGTGGAGGAGTCGCGCAGGCGCAGACAGCCCGTCACCGTATTCATGGGCGGCGTGCTCAATACCATCGTCGACGGCGTCTCCGAGCCGGTCGACGTCACGGACCAGCTTTCGGCACTGGGCATCAAGACCTGCGAAGACATCAACGCACTGTTCAAGCAGATGACTAAAGTGTAGCTGCCGTTGACGGGGCTACTCACTAATAATGGAGGATAGAGTTATGGATAAAGTAAGTACGACCAGCCGTCGCCTTCCGCCCGTGCAGGGCACGGCCTCGGCCGGGGATATCGCAGCCATAGTCAAGAAGCTGCGCAACACCTTCAACACGGGTAAAACACACGATATAAACTGGCGTATGGGACAGCTCAAGGCCATGAGAGCCATGTTGAAGGAGCACTACCGGGAGTTCATCGACGCGCTTACTTACGACACCGGGCGGCCGCTGTATGAAGCCTGGACCGGCGACGTTTTCTGCGCGCAGAACGAGATAGACGTAGCCATCAAGGGTCTGAAGAAGTGGGTCAGGCCCAGGCCGCTGGAGCCGGACTTCGGCTTTTTCCCATCCAAGGCCTGGACCGTGCTCGATCCTCTGGGCGTGACGCTGGTCATCGCCCCCTGGAACTATCCTCTGGAGCTGGTTATGAATCCCACGGTGGGCGCCATCGGCGCGGGTAACTGCGTGGTGATCAAGCCGTCCGAGATA
This genomic window from Dehalococcoidia bacterium contains:
- a CDS encoding 4Fe-4S double cluster binding domain-containing protein → MQGKIVEIIRETVPDDGRHIWGLADLSGLLHERFAGYNCGISIGKKLDDEIIDSIVTGPTPEYWKLYQDTNVYLTGLAADVAGKIAATGIKSLAFAPTSSRLDRSPDFARTLRHDFSHKMTGTRAGLGWIGKSDLFISLKFGPRLRLVSILVDYPLKPLQPPIDKSRCGKCVVCVEACPAKAINGKLWNIKIDRDEYYNAFKCREKAMQFSLAATGQDNHEICGICIAVCPAGGKK
- a CDS encoding alpha/beta hydrolase is translated as MPVIKVNGIDLYYEVHGEGEPLLLIMGYGSNSGHWFVILPRLAARFKTIIFDNRGTGRSGKPEIPYTADMMVGDPVGLLDALGVESAHVFGVSMGGMIAQELALRYPSRVKKLVLGCTSCGGPHSIGSTPEAKAFLFNPDRAKLSDEERARSTVPWLWNQDFIDKHPEAVERYVKTTTQYPTPMHGYMSQANFVLLHDIYERLPQIKAPVLVMTGARDRLIPHENSSVLASGIKGSELVVFEQAGHGFISDTVQESSGKIISFLES
- a CDS encoding C-GCAxxG-C-C family protein, with amino-acid sequence MQQSESRDDRLNRLERKSGDYEELYGSCAQGTLLALQEEFSLGDKLTLKAATAMPGIALRGETCGAVIGAIMALGMVFGREKPDDFDAVQRTTKAARRLCRRFEQEFGGCNCREVQHRIFGRSYNVADPSESMEFVKAGAAQKCRAPAEKAARIAGELILDGIEKP
- a CDS encoding GIY-YIG nuclease family protein, whose product is MSERHFYVYIITNWNNTVLYTGVTNDLKRRVYEHKEKLAEGFTKRYNLTKLVYYEVAENSESAILREKQIKAGSRQDKAELIAGFNKSWTDLYPDL
- a CDS encoding aldo/keto reductase, coding for MEKIRLGKSGLMVTRIGFGGIPIQRLNEEEAVAVIKRCLGHDINFLDTANAYTTSEARIGKAIAGQRKELIIATKTTHRDRDGIAKHLEKSLTRLGTDYIDLYQFHAVSDFKTLDAVLDPNGPMAVLEEAKKAGKIRHIGVTSHQIDVAVKAVESGRFETLMFPFNFVTDEAAEKLLPLCKKHDVGFIVMKPLAGGMIADARTAFRYLFQFKDVVTIPGIERPEEIDEIVGILNGPLDLTEKDRADMRKLKEQLGTRFCHRCDYCQPCKEGIHISSVMTFPSFMARLPEEQIFGFWAGLFDLAAKCNKCGECETRCPYHLPIRDLMEEYYELYEQKKKAFKARMGTVS
- a CDS encoding TetR/AcrR family transcriptional regulator; amino-acid sequence: MNKKVKADTGIESSSRRRQVIMAAARLFLKKGLHKTTMREIARESGIVVGTLYHYISTKDDIITMIMDEELAAVHEFIRDSERMLAKLGAVKTLRLTIDRYLHMIDISQDVQVFWYQESGNMLPDQRRRLIEVEDKLAAMYSKILQAGCRSGDFQVKDILLTAHDIIVLGDMWAFRRWFIGRHCTLDEFIRHQTDLILSGISNKTAPGAAVPGKQPVKSEKRGGASGKD
- a CDS encoding MFS transporter, translating into MTEQKVYGYRWVVLVVYMYASAVSQFFWLNFASVETFMEEHLGITPMEGGWLALIFPLMSILFSIPFGILIDRKGIRWGIGSGVLLLGVFGCLRLINPDVYLLLLISQIGAGAGTACILNGTTKIAVTWFPEKEEATAVSLGTVAMFLGMLIGLGVTPLLLVELGYYNMLLTYSLLGVLAVVLFFVLVKERPPTPARLTAATTEFTDMKEWRGLKDILKMPSFVLLSIIFLIGTGCFNGIATWIEKFLNESHGIPLSEVGYVSGIMILGAIIGCIVMPLISDKLMKRKPFLFTALIGGVIFIVLMLFPFGFTGSLINSFLLGFFMISALPILMALSVEYAGARYAGISLGWLWLLGNACAVAVVPAMEMLRDATGQFTLAMLLLAVLLVVAIILTFMLKEPKLGEKK
- a CDS encoding cobalamin B12-binding domain-containing protein; the encoded protein is MSELIPKGLPKGKQVLEKGLKTSRSFEMGVSAFQRERGLTLSDWRRRNTGEGNVLFVAQMGLATVKEQVESMKEMYDRCKERGTDVGAMIVTSNWVNGLPRGDLRSKAPRGTSFTLDGPEDFVKVAQAAPIMPLFADNMVGTPNSVSNAVNALKAGAPGLGTMSQFTWNYPYWHDDVGQVAATVEALGILAGKREQGAGIGSYMGDGTSAGFIDHASEVGYCLLEQYIVEKLCGARYMTGLGGLISHIPSKMATWLASHEVLSAALGTDDIVMVHVEGNTLEVSEDAHSNYGLVLADFLPYAILERKYKTGAFYSAKPIMEAVRVPTLTEIADVILACAAGLRKVPEFEEAKIFNEAEINKLKRVLVVNGRKFFRNILKGLPGLGVDIKDPVELLLAVRRLGGAKLEQLYHPGERDPKKYRGIVPFAPTDLIMMQQMITDFTVDAIRQEKLGDSISGKKIVAGSTDTHEFGLYVLEGVLNAFGARVVHAGVDQDAEQILDVAHKEGTPYIAVSTHNGQCLEWGTNLVEESRRRRQPVTVFMGGVLNTIVDGVSEPVDVTDQLSALGIKTCEDINALFKQMTKV